In Mytilus edulis chromosome 6, xbMytEdul2.2, whole genome shotgun sequence, the following proteins share a genomic window:
- the LOC139528029 gene encoding zinc finger protein 83-like isoform X2: MQEEVKWKESRYKESLSTALYKLQQADCLCDIWICTKTRMVPVHRLMLEAFTGPLCNTSVKDGTSSISNFIDICSRFDRSIVLILVRYLYTGEVIIEVELISEFIKLCKLLDLDSVVLGVETEMEFLNKNTCMKQEVTYFDDNTGFCPQRTLQHAIPVSLITNKNNESETFEESFILQNSDFVEEVKKEVAGDSVTLNVRMGSSSPCDNNKRGQERDKKNESHDETISVDGSIDTDDDIVTASPQKRQRLSESNKNLKLDDDEIEKRLYQLVSKMTSDDESNIIEKRMCSKCNKLLEMTKYLKHMKNEHSLFACPLCDWFGSQLGHLSDHMHSQHKVVISSKKSVTVDTSEESELMYITQGEPFQEHIQLNSNYKLIDDYVEFDRPTDAVVDNKSIQEIYTCTLCKYTTNIKCYYYKHLRKGHTSHTDTINYKRQKLNADPIINHVNSETTSIPKKFLCSSCGKSFKSKYGLTLHDKTIHKKEFKFICNVCGKGFGTLYNFNGHMSSHNNLLREKCDQCDASFQYWKSLLKHKKARHRTLEEDPKFECDICHVIYGSKDGLREHTHVVHNLKRKTCEYCGKEFKWRSSLAYHLKKCIKNVQNSLMFD, encoded by the exons ATGCAGGAGGAGGTAAAGTGGAAAGAATCTCGATATAAAGAATCCCTATCTACAGCATTATATAAATTACAACAAGCCGATTGTTTGTGTGACATATGGATCTGTACCAAAACAAGAATGGTACCAGTCCACAGGCTGATGTTAGAGGCATTTACTGGGCCCCTTTGTAATACCAGTGTAAAAGATGGGACCAGTTCTATCAGTAACTTTATAGATATTTGTAGTAGATTTGATCGTTCCATCGTACTGATACTTGTACGATACTTGTACACAGGGGAAGTAATAATTGAAGTGGAGTTGATCAGTGAATTTATTAAACTCTGTAAGTTGCTTGATTTAGACAGTGTTGTTTTAGGGGTGGAAACTGAAATGGAATTTTTGAACAAGAATACATGTATGAAACAGGAAGTGACATATTTTGATGACAATACAGGTTTTTGTCCCCAAAGGACTTTACAGCATGCCATTCCTGTCTCTCTTATTACTAACAAAAACAATGAGTCTGAAACTTTTGAAGAATCTTTCATACTTCAAAATTCTGACTTTGTAGAAGAGGTGAAGAAAGAAGTTGCTGGTGATTCTGTTACCTTAAATGTTAGAATGGGATCCAGTTCACCATGTGACAACAACAAAAGAGGTCAAGAGAGGGATAAAAAGAATGAAAGCCATGATGAAACTATTTCAGTTGATGGATCAATTGATACAGATGATGACATTGTAACTGCAAGTCCACAAAAAAGGCAGAGACTCTCAGAAAGTAACAAAAATCTTAAGCTTGATGAcgatgaaattgaaaaaaggctttATCAGTTGGTCAGTAAAATGACTTCAGATGATGAAAGTAATATAATCGAAAAAAGAATGTGCTCAAAATGTAACAAATTATTAGAGATGACCAAGTActtaaaacatatgaaaaatgaACATAGTCTTTTTGCTTGTCCTTTGTGTGACTGGTTTGGATCTCAACTTGGTCATCTTTCAGATCATATGCATAGTCAGCATAAAGTTGTGATCTCATCAAAGAAAAGTGTG ACTGTAGACACGTCTGAAGAAAGTGAACTAATGTATATAACACAAGGCGAACCTTTCCAGGAACACATTCAACT GAATTCAAATTATAAACTAATAGATGACTATGTTGAATTTGATAGACCTACAGACGCAGTAGTTGACAATAAATCCATCCAGGAAATATACACATGTACACTGTGTAAATATACAACAAATATTAAATGTTATTATTACAAACATTTACGTAAAGGGCATACTAGTCATACAGACACAATAAACTATAAAAGACAGAAGTTGAATGCTGACCCaattataaatcatgtaaattctGAAACAACTTCTATACCCAAAAAATTTCTATGTAGCTCGTGCGGAAAGTCATTCAAATCAAAGTATGGATTAACTTTACACGATAAAACTATTCATAAGAAAGAATTCAAATTCATATGCAATGTATGCGGAAAAGGTTTTGGGACTTTATATAACTTTAATGGTCACATGTCATCACATAACAATTTGTTGAGAGAAAAATGTGACCAGTGTGATGCCTCATTTCAGTACTGGAAGTCTCTTTTGAAACACAAGAAGGCACGTCATAGAACACTAGAAGAAGATCCAAAATTTGAGTGTGACATCTGTCATGTTATATATGGATCAAAAGATGGACTTCGAGAACACACTCATGTTGTGcacaatttaaaaaggaaaacatGTGAATATTGTGGGAAAGAGTTTAAATGGAGATCTTCATTGGCATATCAtttgaaaaagtgtataaaaaatgtacagaatagCCTTATGTTTGATTAA